A genomic segment from Alkalilimnicola ehrlichii MLHE-1 encodes:
- a CDS encoding PilT/PilU family type 4a pilus ATPase, whose product MDFNALLELMVKKGGSDLFITTGVPPCMKVSGQIMPVSKTPLTADQSRQVVQSIMTPAQREEFEQFHECNFAISASGLGRFRVSAFYQRSTPGMVLRRIETNIPTVEQLKLPKLIEQLAMTKRGLIIFVGGTGTGKSTSLAAMIGYRNRNASGHIITIEDPIEFVHQHNKCIVTQREVGVDTESFDVALRNTLRQAPDVILIGEIRSKETMDYAIAFAETGHLCLATLHANNANQAMDRIVNFFPSDRLKQLYMDLSLNLKAVVAQQLIPTVDGQGRVPAVEVLLGTPLVHDKIRKGEVHELKDIMKRSNEQGMRTFDQHLYELYRNGQITYEDALRHADSENEVRLMAKLHESGEAPQASLEKNTEGLSLVDDEEEAPRGPKLR is encoded by the coding sequence ATGGATTTCAACGCCCTGCTCGAACTCATGGTGAAGAAAGGGGGCTCGGACCTGTTCATCACCACGGGTGTGCCGCCCTGCATGAAGGTCTCCGGGCAGATCATGCCGGTCTCCAAGACACCGCTCACCGCCGACCAGTCGCGTCAGGTGGTGCAATCGATTATGACCCCCGCCCAGCGCGAGGAGTTTGAGCAGTTCCACGAATGCAACTTTGCCATCTCCGCCAGCGGTTTGGGGCGGTTCCGGGTCAGCGCCTTCTATCAGCGCTCGACACCGGGCATGGTGCTGCGCCGGATCGAGACCAATATCCCGACGGTGGAGCAGCTCAAGCTGCCGAAGCTCATCGAGCAGCTGGCCATGACCAAGCGGGGGCTGATCATCTTCGTCGGCGGCACCGGCACCGGCAAATCCACCTCGCTGGCCGCGATGATTGGCTATCGTAACCGCAACGCCTCGGGCCACATCATCACCATCGAGGATCCGATCGAGTTCGTCCACCAGCACAACAAGTGCATCGTCACCCAGCGCGAGGTGGGGGTGGACACTGAATCCTTCGACGTGGCCCTGCGCAACACCCTGCGCCAGGCCCCGGACGTGATCCTGATCGGCGAGATCCGCTCCAAGGAGACCATGGATTACGCCATTGCCTTCGCCGAGACGGGGCATCTTTGCCTGGCGACGCTGCACGCCAACAACGCCAACCAGGCGATGGACCGCATCGTCAACTTCTTCCCTTCCGACCGGCTCAAGCAGCTTTACATGGACCTGTCGCTGAACCTCAAGGCGGTGGTGGCGCAGCAGTTGATCCCGACAGTGGACGGCCAGGGCCGGGTGCCGGCGGTGGAGGTCCTGCTGGGTACGCCGCTGGTGCACGACAAGATCCGCAAGGGCGAGGTGCACGAGCTCAAGGACATCATGAAGCGCTCCAACGAGCAGGGCATGCGCACCTTCGACCAGCACCTCTACGAGCTCTACCGCAACGGCCAGATCACCTACGAGGATGCGCTGCGCCACGCCGACTCGGAGAACGAGGTGCGGCTGATGGCCAAGCTGCACGAAAGCGGCGAGGCGCCGCAGGCGTCGCTGGAGAAGAACACGGAGGGGCTTTCGCTGGTGGACGATGAGGAGGAGGCGCCCCGCGGCCCCAAACTGCGCTGA
- a CDS encoding ferredoxin reductase domain-containing protein — MTPTTEAPFRGRVVSTAGLPDGQLLIRLALPELARAVPGQFLYLQLPGGPQPLWLVEAHGGEGWLAGVLDGRRLPEGYAPAPGGTLACSRLQGEGFGELSGDKLVVLGQDEGVAAALFLAQRLGRGRARLVLLGTAGERLPFRPRPSRFVIPGMPPGTIAGNGVMEQAGIASRLAITGMEQPGCHHGTVAELLIAWWQSVPDWDRQGWALAAAGPWHWLEGLQQQRPAGLPLADCRLP, encoded by the coding sequence ATGACGCCCACAACTGAGGCGCCCTTCCGCGGCCGGGTGGTGAGCACCGCGGGCCTGCCCGACGGCCAGCTGCTGATCCGCCTGGCGCTGCCCGAGCTGGCGCGGGCGGTCCCGGGCCAGTTCCTCTACCTGCAACTGCCCGGGGGCCCGCAACCCCTTTGGCTGGTCGAGGCGCACGGCGGCGAGGGCTGGCTGGCGGGCGTACTGGACGGCCGCCGGCTGCCGGAGGGGTACGCCCCGGCGCCGGGCGGGACCCTGGCGTGCAGCCGGCTGCAGGGCGAGGGCTTCGGGGAGCTCAGCGGTGACAAGCTGGTGGTGCTGGGTCAGGACGAGGGGGTGGCCGCCGCGCTGTTCCTGGCCCAGCGGCTCGGCCGCGGGCGCGCACGGCTGGTGCTGCTGGGCACCGCGGGCGAGCGCCTGCCCTTCCGCCCGCGGCCATCCCGCTTCGTCATCCCCGGCATGCCGCCGGGCACCATCGCCGGCAACGGGGTCATGGAGCAGGCGGGGATCGCCAGCCGGCTGGCCATCACCGGCATGGAGCAGCCGGGGTGCCACCACGGCACCGTGGCGGAGCTGCTGATCGCCTGGTGGCAGAGTGTGCCGGACTGGGACCGCCAGGGCTGGGCGCTGGCCGCCGCCGGCCCCTGGCACTGGCTGGAAGGCCTGCAACAACAACGGCCCGCTGGACTACCCCTGGCCGACTGCCGCCTCCCCTGA
- a CDS encoding dihydroorotase — translation MTAWSITGARVVDPASDRDEVVDLHIADGRIAALGAPPSGWQPEHILQATGLVACPGLIDLAARTREPGQARKANIASEARAAAAGGITTLICPPDTRPVTDTPSVVELIRNRSAAAGGARVLPLGALTRNLDGGQLSEMVALSEAGCPGLSDGGRPIADSLVLRRALEYAATFDLPVHLTPEEPILAQGLAHEGQLATRMGLPGIPVAAETAGLGRMLALAEEIGARVHFGRLSSRRGLELILAAQRNGQPVTADAAIHQLFLTEMDIYGYQSQAHVRPPLRSTGDRDALRRALAAGELPVLCSDHQPHDPDAKRCPFAESEPGISGLDSLLALVLRLADELNLPLTRALAPVTSGPARVLDLPGGRLTEGAPADICLFDPDEVWWFKASDMHSRGENSPFTGWEFTGRARYTIVDGLRVYDAHN, via the coding sequence ATGACGGCATGGAGCATCACGGGGGCCCGGGTGGTGGACCCGGCCAGCGACCGGGATGAGGTCGTGGATCTGCACATCGCCGATGGGCGCATCGCCGCCCTGGGGGCACCGCCCAGCGGCTGGCAACCGGAGCATATCCTCCAGGCCACCGGCCTGGTGGCCTGCCCGGGGCTGATCGACCTGGCGGCGCGGACCCGAGAGCCGGGGCAGGCGCGCAAGGCCAATATCGCCAGTGAGGCCCGGGCCGCGGCGGCCGGGGGAATCACCACGCTGATCTGCCCGCCGGACACCCGCCCCGTCACCGATACGCCTTCGGTGGTGGAGCTGATCCGCAACCGCTCCGCAGCGGCGGGCGGGGCCCGGGTGCTGCCGCTGGGGGCGCTGACCCGGAACCTGGACGGGGGGCAGTTGAGCGAGATGGTGGCCCTGAGCGAGGCGGGCTGCCCCGGGCTGTCCGACGGCGGCCGGCCGATCGCCGACAGCCTGGTGCTGCGCCGGGCGCTGGAGTACGCCGCCACCTTTGATCTGCCCGTGCACCTGACCCCGGAGGAGCCCATCCTGGCCCAGGGCCTGGCCCACGAGGGGCAGCTGGCCACCCGGATGGGCCTGCCCGGGATCCCGGTGGCCGCCGAGACGGCCGGGCTCGGCCGCATGCTCGCCCTGGCCGAGGAGATCGGGGCCCGGGTCCACTTCGGCCGGTTGTCCAGCCGCCGCGGTCTCGAGCTGATCCTGGCCGCCCAGCGCAACGGTCAGCCGGTGACCGCCGACGCCGCCATTCATCAGCTGTTTCTCACCGAGATGGACATCTACGGCTACCAGAGCCAGGCCCACGTGCGCCCGCCGCTGCGTTCCACCGGCGACCGCGACGCCCTGCGCCGGGCGCTGGCGGCCGGCGAGCTTCCGGTCCTCTGCTCCGACCACCAGCCCCACGATCCGGACGCCAAGCGTTGCCCCTTCGCCGAGAGCGAACCAGGCATCTCCGGGCTGGACAGCCTGCTGGCGCTCGTCTTGCGCCTGGCCGACGAGCTCAACCTGCCCCTGACCCGCGCCCTGGCACCGGTCACCAGCGGCCCGGCACGGGTCCTGGACCTGCCGGGTGGGCGCCTGACCGAGGGCGCCCCGGCGGACATCTGCCTGTTCGATCCGGACGAGGTCTGGTGGTTCAAGGCCAGCGACATGCACAGCCGGGGCGAGAACAGCCCGTTTACGGGCTGGGAATTCACCGGCCGGGCCCGCTACACCATCGTCGACGGACTCCGGGTCTATGACGCCCACAACTGA
- a CDS encoding aspartate carbamoyltransferase catalytic subunit, with amino-acid sequence MNAQLDNQGRLRHFLTTEGLPRPLLNQILDTAESFTGVIGKSVKKVPLLRGRTVINLFFEPSTRTRTTFELAATRLSADVLNIDVAVSSQSKGESLLDMLRNLEAMQCDAFVVRHGDSGTAEFIARHVRPGVSVLNAGDGRHAHPTQAMLDMFTIRQHKGDFEPLRVAIVGDILHSRVARSQIHALNGLGAGEVRVIAPRTLLPRDVETLGVRVFHDMQAGLRDVDVVMMLRLQRERMRGALLPSEGEYFKLYGLTEEKLSVAHPDAIIMHPGPINRGVEMNSAVADGPRSVILQQVTNGIAVRMALMSMLLGRAGGGEDA; translated from the coding sequence TCCTGACCACGGAAGGCCTGCCCCGGCCGCTGCTGAACCAGATCCTCGACACCGCCGAGAGCTTCACCGGCGTCATCGGCAAGTCGGTCAAGAAGGTCCCGCTGCTGCGCGGCCGCACGGTCATCAACCTGTTTTTCGAGCCGAGCACGCGAACCCGCACCACCTTCGAGTTGGCCGCCACCCGGCTGTCGGCGGACGTGCTCAACATCGACGTGGCGGTCTCCTCCCAGTCCAAGGGCGAGAGCCTTCTGGACATGCTGCGCAACCTGGAGGCCATGCAGTGCGACGCCTTCGTGGTGCGCCACGGCGACAGCGGCACCGCCGAGTTTATCGCCCGCCACGTCCGGCCCGGGGTGAGCGTGCTGAACGCCGGCGACGGCCGCCACGCCCACCCCACCCAGGCCATGCTGGACATGTTCACCATCCGCCAGCACAAGGGCGATTTCGAACCGCTGCGGGTGGCCATTGTCGGCGACATCCTGCACTCGCGGGTGGCCCGCTCCCAGATTCACGCCCTCAATGGCCTGGGCGCCGGCGAGGTCCGGGTGATCGCCCCGCGCACCCTGCTGCCACGGGATGTGGAGACCCTGGGCGTGCGGGTGTTCCACGACATGCAGGCCGGGCTCCGCGATGTCGACGTGGTGATGATGCTCCGGCTGCAACGGGAGCGCATGCGCGGCGCCCTGCTGCCCAGTGAGGGCGAGTACTTCAAGCTTTACGGCCTGACCGAGGAGAAACTCTCGGTGGCTCACCCGGACGCCATCATCATGCATCCCGGTCCCATCAACCGCGGTGTGGAGATGAACTCGGCGGTGGCCGACGGGCCGCGTTCAGTCATCCTGCAACAGGTCACCAACGGGATCGCCGTGCGCATGGCGCTGATGTCCATGCTGCTCGGCCGGGCCGGCGGAGGGGAGGACGCATGA